One segment of Ricinus communis isolate WT05 ecotype wild-type chromosome 8, ASM1957865v1, whole genome shotgun sequence DNA contains the following:
- the LOC8284692 gene encoding protein phosphatase 2C 16: MEEMSPAVAMTLSFGNSMCENSGIATHVEITRLKLVTDTVSLLSDPVNVVEEGHSVCSGSCSGSCSDARDDGLGLTGSLKILPENGNISIPTDAVIQESDEDEVLSVTEDTNGIITGELLALEAGSEISLAKSVEIDDCQLIAKAIIVESSNEVQVPMAKLLIAAVSPSAGISDSSDLRASAVVLKLPNEKILSKGAARSVFELDCVPLWGSVSVCGRRPEMEDAVAAVPRFTKVPIKMLIGDRVVDGISENLTHLTSHFFGVYDGHGGVQVANYCRDRIHWALAEEIGNVKNDSSAASMEGDQQVQWEKAFTSCFLKVDDEIGGKGTKGTTENHGDISDATFEPVAPETVGSTAVVALVCSSHIIVANCGDSRAVLYRGKESIALSIDHKPNREDEYARIEASGGKVIQWNGHRVFGVLAMSRSIGDRYLKPWIIPEPEVMFVPRARDDECLILASDGLWDVMSNDEACEAARKRILLWHKKNGATPLAERGNGDPASQAAADYLSMLAMQKGSKDNISVIVVDLKAQRKFKTKS; this comes from the exons ATGGAAGAGATGTCCCCAGCAGTTGCAATGACGCTTAGTTTTGGTAATTCTATGTGTGAGAACTCAGGGATTGCAACCCATGTAGAAATTACACGTCTAAAGCTTGTAACAGACACTGTGAGCTTGTTGTCTGATCCTGTTAATGTGGTCGAGGAGGGTCATTCTGTTTGTAGTGGAAGCTGTAGTGGAAGCTGTAGTGATGCTAGAGATGATGGTCTTGGATTAACTGGTTCATTGAAGATACTTCCTGAGAACGGAAATATTTCAATTCCTACTGATGCTGTGATTCAGGAAAGTGATGAAGATGAAGTATTGTCTGTCACAGAAGATACAAATGGGATTATTACTGGGGAGTTGTTGGCATTGGAAGCAGGATCTGAGATAAGCTTGGCAAAATCTGTTGAAATTGATGATTGCCAACTCATTGCTAAGGCTATTATTGTGGAGTCATCAAATGAGGTGCAGGTGCCAATGGCTAAACTCCTTATTGCAGCAGTGAGCCCTAGTGCAGGCATATCTGATAGCTCAGACTTAAGGGCGTCTGCAGTGGTTCTTAAGTTACCTAATGAGAAAATTCTCAGCAAAGGAGCAGCCCGGAGTGTATTTGAACTTGATTGTGTACCCCTTTGGGGTTCTGTTTCTGTTTGTGGAAGAAGACCAGAAATGGAAGATGCAGTTGCAGCTGTTCCTCGGTTTACAAAAGTTCCTATCAAAATGCTCATTGGTGATCGTGTTGTTGACGGAATAAGTGAAAATTTAACCCATTTAACAAGTCATTTTTTTGGTGTTTATGATGGCCATGGAGGTGTTCAG GTTGCTAACTATTGTCGTGACCGGATCCATTGGGCCTTGGCTGAAGAGATTGGAAATGTAAAAAATGATTCAAGTGCTGCAAGCATGGAGGGAGATCAGCAGGTGCAGTGGGAGAAAGCCTTCACTAGTTGCTTTCTTAAGGTGGATGATGAGATTGGAGGAAAAGGTACCAAAGGCACCACGGAAAATCACGGAGATATTTCTGATGCCACTTTTGAGCCTGTGGCACCAGAAACAGTTGGATCTACTGCTGTGGTTGCTTTGGTCTGCTCATCTCATATCATAGTTGCAAACTGTGGTGATTCTAGAGCAGTGCTTTATCGTGGAAAAGAATCAATTGCATTATCGATTGATCACAAA CCAAATAGAGAAGATGAGTATGCAAGAATTGAGGCGTCTGGAGGCAAGGTGATACAATGGAATGGGCATCGTGTTTTTGGTGTTCTTGCTATGTCAAGATCCATTG GCGATAGGTATTTGAAACCATGGATTATTCCAGAACCAGAAGTCATGTTTGTTCCTCGAGCTAGAGATGATGAATGCCTTATTTTAGCAAGTGATGGGTTATGGGATGTCATGTCAAATGATGAGGCCTGCGAAGCAGCTCGAAAGCGGATTTTGCTGTGGCATAAAAAGAATGGAGCTACACCTCTCGCTGAAAGAGGCAATGGAGATCCAGCATCTCAAGCAGCGGCAGATTATCTTTCAATGCTTGCCATGCAGAAAGGAAGCAAGG